One segment of bacterium DNA contains the following:
- a CDS encoding YifB family Mg chelatase-like AAA ATPase produces MLAKTRSAAVLGVDAHPIDVEVDLAGGLPAYATVGLPDAAVKESKDRIRAAISNTGFVYPLGRITVNLSPADMRKEGSAFDLPIALGLLEANGAAPRDAQRPGMMYLGELALDGALKPVRGALNIAVLAKRMGLAGLVLPAENAAEAAVVDGLPIYPVHTLPQVVGFLRGEVAISAEAAGAANGQNGHAPTTDLSDIRGQHHAKRALEVAAAGGHNLIMIGPPGSGKSMLARRLPSILPRLTLEEAIETSQVWSVLGKLGPAHALVAARPFRAPHHTISDAGMVGGGTIPLPGEASLAHNGVLFLDELPEFRKNVLESLRSPLEEGRLTISRAQASLTFPTRFMLTAAMNPCPCGHLGDPSRACACTPKQIARYRSRISGPLLDRIDLHLNVPRLRWKELAEDPTGESSEAVRARVEAARELQRARFADTPGVHGNAHMGPEGIARFCRTDGEGKKLLERAVEHLGLSARAYHRVLKVARTIADLAGAETIAPAHVAEAIQYRSLDRPI; encoded by the coding sequence ATGCTGGCGAAAACCCGCTCCGCCGCCGTCCTCGGGGTGGACGCCCATCCGATCGATGTCGAGGTGGACCTGGCCGGCGGGCTCCCCGCCTACGCGACGGTGGGCCTCCCCGACGCGGCCGTGAAAGAGAGCAAGGACCGCATCCGCGCCGCCATCTCGAACACGGGCTTTGTCTACCCCCTCGGGCGCATCACGGTTAACCTCTCGCCCGCCGACATGCGCAAGGAGGGGAGCGCCTTCGATCTGCCCATCGCGCTGGGGCTCCTCGAGGCGAACGGCGCGGCTCCGCGCGATGCGCAGCGGCCCGGGATGATGTATCTGGGCGAGCTCGCCCTCGACGGCGCCCTCAAGCCGGTGCGCGGGGCGCTCAACATCGCCGTCCTCGCCAAGCGGATGGGGCTGGCGGGGCTCGTCCTCCCGGCCGAGAACGCGGCCGAGGCCGCCGTGGTGGACGGGCTTCCGATCTACCCGGTCCACACCCTTCCCCAGGTGGTGGGCTTCCTCAGGGGCGAGGTCGCCATCTCCGCCGAGGCGGCGGGCGCGGCGAACGGGCAGAACGGGCACGCCCCCACAACCGATCTCAGCGACATCCGCGGCCAGCACCACGCCAAGCGCGCCCTCGAGGTCGCCGCGGCGGGCGGCCACAACCTCATCATGATCGGCCCCCCGGGGAGCGGAAAGAGCATGCTCGCCCGCAGGCTCCCCTCCATCCTCCCCCGCCTGACACTCGAGGAGGCCATCGAGACCAGCCAGGTCTGGAGCGTGCTCGGCAAGCTCGGGCCCGCGCACGCCCTGGTCGCGGCGCGGCCCTTCCGCGCGCCGCACCACACCATCAGCGACGCGGGCATGGTGGGCGGCGGGACGATTCCGCTGCCGGGGGAGGCCTCCCTCGCCCACAACGGGGTGCTCTTTCTCGATGAGCTGCCCGAGTTCCGCAAGAACGTCCTCGAGAGCCTGCGCAGCCCCCTCGAGGAGGGCCGCCTCACGATCAGCCGCGCGCAGGCGAGCCTCACCTTCCCGACCCGCTTCATGCTGACGGCGGCGATGAACCCCTGCCCCTGCGGCCACCTGGGCGATCCGTCCCGCGCGTGCGCCTGCACCCCGAAGCAGATCGCCCGCTACCGCTCGCGCATCTCGGGCCCCCTTCTCGATCGGATCGACCTTCACCTGAACGTCCCCCGGCTCAGGTGGAAGGAACTCGCCGAAGACCCCACGGGGGAGAGTTCCGAGGCGGTGCGCGCGCGGGTCGAGGCGGCGCGGGAGCTTCAGCGGGCGCGCTTTGCGGACACCCCCGGCGTCCACGGCAACGCCCACATGGGGCCGGAGGGCATCGCGCGCTTTTGCCGAACAGACGGAGAAGGGAAAAAGCTCCTCGAGCGCGCCGTCGAGCATCTCGGCCTCTCGGCCCGGGCCTACCACCGCGTCCTCAAGGTGGCCCGCACCATCGCCGACCTCGCCGGGGCGGAGACCATCGCCCCCGCCCACGTCGCCGAGGCCATCCAGTACCGCAGCCTCGATCGGCCGATCTAG
- the arfB gene encoding alternative ribosome rescue aminoacyl-tRNA hydrolase ArfB — protein MLVVNRRIHIPLREFHFQFARSGGAGGQNVNKVNTKAILRWAVSGSPSLPADVRDRFCERYRRRITREGELVLASQRFRDQGRNVADCLEKLRQLIEEVATAPKRRRPTRPTKAAKERRLGEKHRLSEKKKRRGHIRGEE, from the coding sequence ATGCTCGTCGTCAACCGCCGGATACATATCCCTCTCCGCGAGTTTCATTTTCAGTTCGCCCGCAGCGGCGGCGCGGGCGGCCAGAACGTGAACAAGGTGAACACGAAGGCCATCCTCCGCTGGGCGGTCTCGGGCTCGCCGAGCCTCCCGGCGGATGTGCGCGATCGCTTTTGCGAGCGCTACCGGCGGCGTATCACCCGGGAGGGTGAGCTCGTTCTCGCGAGCCAGCGCTTCCGCGATCAGGGGCGCAACGTGGCCGATTGTCTCGAGAAACTCCGCCAGCTCATCGAGGAGGTGGCGACTGCGCCCAAGCGAAGGCGCCCCACCCGGCCGACGAAGGCCGCCAAGGAGCGCCGCCTGGGTGAAAAACACCGCCTTTCCGAGAAGAAAAAGCGGCGCGGACACATTCGGGGGGAGGAGTAG
- a CDS encoding DUF1194 domain-containing protein: MKWRVLLAGLLLAGSLLPAGAYPAAEAQVDVDLELLLAVDISGSIDEEEAALQRKGYIAAIRSGAVLSAIRSGRLRRIALAYAEWAGEGFQQMLVDWRIVKDEVSAQAFAKALAAAPVGVGPYTSISGAIEFAVPLFAANRFRGARRVVDISGDGPNNSGGPVTPARDRAVRAGVTINGLPIMNNRPSRFGFMPMPDLDLYYRECVIGGPGAFIIVAKTFRDFARAIRRKMVLEIAGRRPEDGKKARFVPAAAPRRGLRPAPACDVGERRLRQRLRDLY, from the coding sequence ATGAAATGGCGGGTTCTTCTGGCGGGGCTTCTTCTCGCGGGGTCGCTGCTGCCCGCCGGCGCATATCCGGCGGCGGAGGCGCAGGTGGATGTCGATCTGGAGCTTCTTCTCGCCGTAGACATCTCGGGGAGCATTGACGAGGAGGAGGCGGCGCTCCAGCGGAAGGGCTATATCGCCGCCATCCGCTCGGGGGCGGTCCTCTCGGCCATCCGCTCGGGCCGCCTGCGGCGCATCGCGCTCGCCTACGCCGAATGGGCGGGGGAGGGCTTTCAGCAGATGTTGGTGGACTGGCGCATCGTGAAGGATGAGGTGAGCGCCCAAGCCTTCGCGAAGGCCCTTGCCGCCGCTCCGGTCGGGGTCGGTCCCTACACTTCCATCAGCGGGGCGATTGAATTCGCCGTGCCCCTGTTCGCCGCGAACCGCTTCCGGGGCGCGCGCCGGGTGGTGGACATCTCGGGCGATGGCCCCAACAACAGCGGCGGACCCGTCACACCGGCCCGCGACCGGGCGGTCCGGGCGGGTGTGACCATCAACGGCCTGCCCATCATGAACAACCGGCCGAGCCGCTTCGGCTTTATGCCGATGCCGGACCTCGATCTCTACTACCGCGAGTGCGTCATCGGCGGCCCGGGCGCCTTCATCATCGTGGCGAAAACTTTCCGCGATTTCGCCCGGGCCATCCGGCGAAAGATGGTGCTCGAGATCGCAGGCAGGCGGCCGGAGGATGGGAAGAAGGCGCGCTTCGTGCCCGCCGCCGCGCCCCGACGGGGGCTGCGCCCCGCGCCCGCCTGCGATGTGGGCGAGCGGAGGCTGCGGCAGCGGCTCCGCGATTTGTACTGA
- a CDS encoding VOC family protein gives MFKTNKIGHIGFWTRDLARMEDFYTSVLGFKVTSRDGPGAKVPGGACVFLRCDRTHHEVVFFQAPEGAPSLYPDTENSLEERKAGFQHIAYEVPDRREWLKAIEHVKSCGVEIKYGPLVHGIEGDGFEKGSGNRAFYITDPDGNYIEIYCDIMMFGEEA, from the coding sequence ATGTTCAAGACAAACAAGATCGGACACATCGGATTCTGGACCCGCGATCTCGCGCGGATGGAGGATTTCTACACCAGCGTCCTCGGCTTCAAGGTCACCAGCCGCGATGGCCCCGGCGCGAAGGTGCCGGGCGGCGCCTGCGTCTTCCTGCGGTGCGATCGCACCCACCACGAGGTGGTCTTCTTCCAGGCCCCCGAGGGCGCGCCCAGCCTCTACCCCGATACGGAAAACTCCCTCGAGGAGCGGAAAGCCGGATTCCAGCACATCGCCTACGAGGTTCCCGATCGGCGGGAGTGGCTCAAGGCGATCGAACACGTCAAAAGCTGCGGGGTGGAGATCAAGTACGGCCCCCTCGTCCACGGCATCGAGGGGGACGGCTTCGAGAAAGGAAGCGGCAACCGCGCCTTCTACATCACCGATCCGGACGGGAACTACATCGAGATCTACTGCGACATCATGATGTTCGGCGAAGAAGCGTAG
- a CDS encoding Rid family hydrolase: MERREFSGQDTETRGYSDAVATAGGKIVWIAGVGRYKDEAGAPLAGKFEEQVRASFRFIGGILEKAGGKIEDIVTMTTFFTDPRLSDRYVAVRREFFPSVCPSSALITVKGFDHPDMMLEIKAMAVVEGR; encoded by the coding sequence ATGGAGCGCAGGGAATTCTCGGGGCAGGACACCGAAACCCGCGGCTACTCCGACGCGGTCGCGACAGCGGGCGGAAAGATCGTCTGGATCGCGGGGGTGGGAAGATACAAAGACGAGGCGGGCGCGCCCCTCGCCGGAAAGTTCGAGGAGCAGGTGCGCGCCTCCTTCCGCTTCATCGGCGGGATTCTCGAAAAGGCGGGGGGGAAGATCGAGGACATCGTGACGATGACGACCTTCTTCACCGATCCGCGTCTTTCGGATCGATACGTCGCCGTCCGGCGCGAGTTTTTTCCGAGCGTCTGCCCCTCGAGCGCCCTCATCACCGTCAAGGGGTTCGATCACCCCGACATGATGCTCGAGATCAAGGCCATGGCCGTTGTGGAGGGGCGCTGA
- a CDS encoding RidA family protein: MPRQYFEGPATKSRGFSAAVVTKGGRIVWLAGFAPHTDENGNSLAGDFIAQADATFRRMAKVMEQAGGTLEDVVTMEVFVTDTRLSDRFVEVRKKYFPSGNYPSSALITVAGLDHPDMLIEIKGIGVIGDE, translated from the coding sequence ATGCCCCGTCAATACTTTGAAGGCCCCGCCACAAAGTCCCGCGGGTTCTCGGCCGCCGTCGTCACAAAGGGCGGGCGCATCGTCTGGCTCGCGGGCTTTGCCCCGCACACCGATGAAAACGGCAACTCCCTCGCCGGTGATTTCATCGCCCAGGCCGACGCCACCTTCCGCCGGATGGCCAAAGTGATGGAACAGGCGGGCGGCACCCTCGAGGATGTCGTCACGATGGAGGTTTTCGTCACCGACACCCGGCTCTCGGATCGGTTCGTCGAGGTTCGGAAAAAATACTTCCCAAGCGGAAACTATCCCTCGAGCGCGCTCATCACGGTGGCCGGCCTCGATCACCCCGACATGCTGATCGAGATCAAGGGCATCGGCGTCATCGGAGACGAATAG
- a CDS encoding MFS transporter: MNYLSFLIAQRRFLAFGFALTLFSAFGQTYYIGIFSAEIRGAFSLTHGGFGLTYSLATLTSAACLIWAGRMIDHLDLRHYTALVCGGLALATLIMGFVPHIAVLYLVIFALRFFGQGLMTHTAITSMARYYDKDRGKAISVATFGNPLGQGIFGFIAVYAIARMGWRETWLATGGALVLLLIPLALWLLKGHPERHRRYLEGQRQTPPAPGEEKSAPPARAWTRRDVVRDLRFYLILPSMMAPSFISTGFFFHGAHLAQSKGWALAYLAGTFMVYSVTTVAAALFSGPLIDRIGARRLLPLFLLPMAVSMLSIALSDHPNIAFIYMFAFGLSMGMNFTIGGAVWAEIYGTGHIGAIRALAASCTVFATALSPVMMGFFIDRGVRLETMALLCAAFIAAAALIVVPLARGEGVAGASPR, from the coding sequence GCATCTTCAGCGCGGAGATCCGCGGCGCGTTCTCGCTGACCCACGGCGGCTTCGGCCTCACCTACTCGCTGGCCACCCTGACAAGCGCCGCCTGCCTGATCTGGGCAGGCCGGATGATCGACCATCTCGATTTGCGCCACTACACGGCGCTGGTCTGCGGCGGCCTCGCCCTCGCCACCCTGATCATGGGGTTCGTTCCGCACATCGCGGTGCTCTACCTCGTCATCTTCGCCCTGCGGTTCTTCGGGCAGGGCCTCATGACCCACACCGCCATCACCTCCATGGCGCGCTACTACGACAAGGACCGCGGAAAGGCGATCAGCGTGGCCACCTTCGGCAATCCGCTCGGGCAGGGAATCTTCGGCTTCATCGCCGTCTACGCCATCGCCCGGATGGGATGGCGGGAAACCTGGCTGGCGACGGGCGGCGCCCTGGTGCTCCTCCTGATACCGCTCGCGCTCTGGCTCCTGAAGGGGCACCCCGAGCGCCACCGCCGCTACCTGGAGGGACAGCGGCAAACGCCCCCCGCCCCCGGAGAAGAAAAAAGCGCGCCCCCCGCCCGCGCCTGGACCCGGCGCGATGTGGTGCGCGATCTGCGCTTCTATCTCATTCTTCCCTCGATGATGGCCCCTTCGTTCATCTCGACGGGTTTTTTCTTCCACGGCGCCCATCTCGCCCAGTCGAAAGGCTGGGCCCTGGCCTATCTGGCGGGCACCTTCATGGTGTATTCGGTGACCACCGTCGCCGCCGCGCTCTTCTCGGGACCCTTGATCGATCGGATCGGGGCGAGGCGGCTCCTCCCGCTCTTTCTCCTGCCGATGGCCGTCTCGATGCTCTCGATTGCGCTCTCCGATCATCCGAACATCGCGTTCATCTACATGTTCGCCTTCGGCCTCTCGATGGGGATGAACTTCACGATCGGGGGCGCCGTCTGGGCGGAGATTTACGGCACCGGCCACATCGGGGCGATCCGCGCCCTCGCCGCCTCGTGCACCGTCTTCGCCACGGCGCTCTCCCCCGTCATGATGGGCTTCTTCATCGACCGGGGAGTGCGGCTGGAGACGATGGCGCTCCTCTGCGCCGCCTTCATCGCGGCGGCCGCCCTGATAGTGGTACCCCTCGCCCGCGGAGAAGGGGTGGCGGGCGCTTCGCCGCGGTGA